In Halalkalicoccus subterraneus, one DNA window encodes the following:
- a CDS encoding MBL fold metallo-hydrolase has product MTGSGERREADGTDEITVTFVGTGDPLGSGGRLQTCFHVEAPSGRFLIDCGATTMAGLKREGIDRNAIEAIYITHLHGDHIGGLPYFVLDAQLVAKRTEPLVIAGPPGLEDRLRGAMDVMFPGLSDVEQRFDLRIVELEADRRVAVGPAEVTPIEVVHACGAPPYALRLDIDGKTIAYSGDTEWTNALIEVARGAELFVCESYFYGKEIPNHLSYRTLSAHRGAFDCERLVLTHMSADMLSRLPEIDEEYAEDGKRIVV; this is encoded by the coding sequence ATGACGGGATCCGGCGAGAGACGCGAGGCGGACGGGACGGATGAGATAACGGTCACGTTCGTCGGAACGGGCGATCCGCTGGGAAGCGGCGGGCGCCTCCAGACCTGCTTTCACGTCGAGGCACCGTCCGGAAGGTTTCTCATCGATTGTGGAGCGACCACCATGGCGGGTCTAAAGCGTGAGGGGATCGACCGCAACGCGATCGAGGCGATCTACATCACGCATCTCCATGGAGATCACATCGGTGGTCTACCCTACTTCGTGCTCGATGCACAGCTCGTCGCGAAACGAACGGAGCCACTGGTGATCGCCGGCCCACCGGGATTGGAAGACAGGCTCCGCGGGGCGATGGACGTCATGTTTCCGGGCCTTTCGGACGTCGAACAGCGCTTCGATCTCCGGATCGTCGAGCTAGAGGCGGACCGACGAGTCGCCGTCGGCCCCGCCGAGGTGACGCCCATCGAGGTCGTCCACGCCTGCGGTGCTCCGCCGTACGCGCTTCGGCTCGACATCGATGGGAAGACCATCGCATACTCGGGCGATACGGAGTGGACCAACGCCCTTATCGAGGTCGCTCGCGGTGCTGAGCTGTTCGTCTGCGAGTCGTACTTCTACGGGAAGGAGATCCCGAACCACCTCAGCTACCGGACGCTCTCGGCCCACCGCGGGGCATTCGACTGTGAACGGCTCGTGCTCACACACATGAGCGCCGATATGCTCTCGCGACTCCCGGAGATCGACGAGGAGTACGCGGAGGACGGCAAGCGGATCGTCGTCTGA
- a CDS encoding SHOCT domain-containing protein, translating to MSNDGTESNYDLMEIFIIKFVLADVVIITALLLADPLYAVAITALLVVSVFLTWYLTQRIGSERNDEPEPDPITKLQARYAAGELSEAEFEAALDRLIDANERAERAGVETRELSIERSD from the coding sequence ATGAGCAACGACGGCACCGAAAGCAACTACGATCTCATGGAGATATTCATCATCAAGTTCGTTCTCGCCGATGTCGTCATCATCACCGCGTTGTTGCTCGCCGATCCCCTGTACGCCGTCGCGATCACCGCACTGCTCGTCGTCAGCGTCTTTTTGACGTGGTATCTGACCCAGCGAATCGGGTCGGAAAGGAACGACGAACCCGAGCCGGATCCGATAACGAAACTGCAGGCGCGCTATGCCGCCGGCGAACTCTCCGAGGCGGAGTTCGAGGCGGCGCTCGACCGATTGATCGATGCGAACGAGCGCGCCGAGCGCGCAGGCGTCGAGACTCGGGAGCTCTCGATCGAACGGTCGGACTGA
- the gfo6 gene encoding D-xylose 1-dehydrogenase Gfo6, giving the protein MEPNDIGSYLDSFSHRDWQEADDGAGPIRFAMVGLGWWTQDEAMPAVENSTFCETTVVVSGSAEKAEKVANEHETIEAGLTYDQFQNGEASDAYDAVYVCTPNATHLEHVETAADQGKAILCEKPMEASVERSEAIVEAYSEADATAMIAYRMHTEPTIRRARELVRAGAIGKPVHVHGDMSQGIVGWGADQWRLDPELAGDGASVTDLGIYSINTTRFVLDRDPVAAQAMMHSDHEYFSEVPDEVAAFTVALEGDVYATCTASQNAQQGSHLRIVGTEGTILIEPAFHGESNLELVKGETSAVLDTPGVDQMEEEFDYFADCLLSGRDPEGTPEHGLVDMRTLAAVYESAERGERVEL; this is encoded by the coding sequence ATGGAACCGAACGATATCGGCTCGTATCTCGACTCGTTCTCGCACCGCGACTGGCAGGAAGCAGACGACGGTGCGGGCCCGATCCGGTTCGCGATGGTCGGACTCGGCTGGTGGACCCAGGACGAGGCGATGCCCGCCGTCGAGAACTCGACGTTCTGTGAGACGACCGTCGTCGTCAGCGGCTCGGCCGAGAAGGCAGAGAAAGTGGCGAACGAACACGAAACCATCGAAGCCGGGCTCACCTACGACCAGTTCCAGAACGGCGAGGCAAGCGACGCCTACGACGCGGTCTACGTCTGCACCCCGAACGCCACACACCTCGAACACGTCGAGACGGCCGCCGATCAGGGAAAGGCGATCCTCTGTGAGAAGCCCATGGAGGCATCCGTCGAGCGGAGCGAGGCGATCGTCGAGGCTTACAGCGAGGCGGACGCGACGGCAATGATCGCCTACCGGATGCACACCGAGCCGACCATCAGGCGGGCCCGCGAACTGGTGCGGGCCGGTGCGATCGGCAAGCCGGTCCACGTCCACGGTGACATGTCCCAGGGAATCGTCGGCTGGGGAGCCGATCAGTGGCGTCTCGATCCCGAACTCGCGGGCGACGGGGCGAGCGTGACGGACCTGGGCATCTACTCGATCAACACGACGCGGTTCGTCCTGGATCGCGACCCGGTCGCCGCACAGGCGATGATGCACAGCGACCACGAGTACTTCTCCGAGGTCCCCGACGAGGTCGCGGCATTTACCGTCGCCCTCGAAGGCGACGTCTACGCGACCTGCACCGCGAGCCAGAACGCTCAGCAGGGCAGCCACCTGCGGATCGTCGGGACCGAGGGAACGATCCTGATCGAGCCCGCGTTCCACGGTGAGAGCAACCTCGAACTGGTGAAAGGAGAGACGTCGGCCGTCCTCGACACGCCAGGGGTCGACCAGATGGAAGAGGAGTTCGACTACTTCGCGGACTGCCTGCTCTCGGGACGCGACCCCGAGGGAACGCCCGAACACGGACTGGTCGACATGCGGACGCTCGCGGCCGTCTACGAGAGCGCCGAGCGCGGCGAGCGCGTCGAACTCTGA
- a CDS encoding AzlD family protein, which translates to MTEAISLDPAVVGVVLAMALVTVVTKFGGLWLLSRIEVSDRLEAGLSVLPGAIVIALLGPELAGGGPAEWAAAGVVVLMMWRTGSILLALCAGVGAVVLFRALV; encoded by the coding sequence ATGACTGAGGCGATCTCGCTCGATCCGGCCGTCGTCGGCGTCGTCCTCGCCATGGCGTTGGTCACCGTGGTGACGAAGTTCGGGGGCCTGTGGCTCCTGAGTCGAATCGAGGTGAGCGACCGGCTCGAAGCCGGACTCTCCGTGCTCCCCGGTGCGATCGTGATCGCGCTGTTAGGCCCCGAACTCGCCGGCGGCGGTCCCGCCGAGTGGGCGGCGGCCGGCGTCGTCGTCCTGATGATGTGGCGCACCGGAAGCATCCTGCTGGCACTGTGTGCGGGCGTCGGTGCCGTCGTCCTGTTCAGGGCACTCGTCTGA
- a CDS encoding copper resistance D family protein → MSAVSVLAGISSPVLRGVLIGAIMMLVGGPPTLRYVVRPELERYGLETARMDRFTSMTVGAALVGAVLAASALAVSTVEASGVGSLVGWASATPDGRTWLALVAVAGFLGVLTAGRRFLSPRHWLDAVCVGGLGMLLAFCWTRYSIAVDSEAVAIVAKFGHMTGAALWVGGLAVLAAFPALLGSEPDEATVAPLIRSIIRRFSMIAVAGVTVAFATGIVIAAWHVPTLSALVSTPYGLLLSAKVGLVSLAAAIGGFNRVVVHERIATSADEPRSTAAIPGLLAVAKPRIAPSDAVSAVTRSVRLELAVLVVAIALSVVLTTMTPSYELFGATVAASGRLAVGAAIGFATLLKTSAVAIALVGSLALGYELGASDLVG, encoded by the coding sequence ATGAGCGCAGTATCGGTACTGGCAGGGATCTCGTCTCCCGTGTTGCGGGGGGTGTTAATCGGTGCGATAATGATGTTAGTCGGCGGACCGCCGACGCTTCGGTACGTCGTTCGCCCGGAACTGGAACGCTACGGCTTGGAGACGGCTCGCATGGATCGCTTCACTTCGATGACCGTCGGCGCCGCGCTCGTCGGCGCTGTGCTCGCTGCAAGCGCACTCGCGGTGAGCACGGTCGAAGCGAGCGGCGTTGGTTCGCTCGTCGGGTGGGCGAGCGCGACGCCGGACGGACGAACGTGGCTGGCTCTCGTCGCGGTCGCCGGTTTCCTGGGTGTCCTGACGGCGGGCCGACGATTCCTCTCGCCGCGCCACTGGCTCGACGCCGTCTGCGTCGGCGGGCTCGGAATGTTGCTTGCGTTCTGCTGGACGCGCTACTCGATAGCGGTCGACAGCGAGGCAGTGGCGATCGTCGCGAAGTTCGGTCACATGACGGGTGCGGCACTGTGGGTCGGCGGGTTGGCCGTCCTCGCGGCGTTCCCCGCGCTGTTGGGGAGCGAACCCGACGAGGCGACGGTGGCCCCGTTGATCAGGTCGATCATCCGCCGGTTCTCGATGATCGCCGTCGCCGGCGTCACGGTCGCCTTCGCGACCGGAATCGTGATCGCCGCGTGGCACGTCCCGACGCTCTCGGCGCTCGTTTCGACCCCGTACGGGCTCCTCCTCTCGGCGAAGGTCGGCCTCGTCTCGCTTGCGGCCGCGATCGGCGGGTTCAACCGGGTCGTCGTCCACGAGCGCATCGCCACCTCCGCGGACGAGCCCCGCTCGACGGCGGCGATTCCGGGGCTACTCGCGGTCGCGAAACCTCGGATCGCCCCGTCGGACGCCGTCTCGGCTGTCACACGCTCGGTTCGCCTGGAGCTCGCCGTGCTGGTCGTGGCCATTGCGCTGTCGGTCGTCCTGACCACCATGACCCCGTCGTACGAGCTCTTCGGCGCAACGGTCGCCGCGTCCGGTCGGCTCGCCGTCGGCGCTGCCATCGGGTTCGCGACGCTGCTCAAGACCAGCGCGGTCGCCATCGCGCTCGTCGGTTCACTCGCGCTCGGATACGAGCTCGGCGCGTCCGACCTCGTCGGGTGA
- a CDS encoding ABC transporter permease, translating to MSDDSPVPRSDGVAGSETGRQGVRRVRDSLERRALALLAVGTTLVLLLLFYYPVATVLVEALVVAGRPTLGVFTELLRDPFYFGGLVRVFAGESPLSVARDVLSGEIRLGVVGFTAYQAVLSTLLSLALGLPAAYLLARFEFRGRRTLRSLTILPFVLPSIMVAIGFVATFGRNGTLNGALGLVGLGPVELLFTLEGVLIAHAFYNAPLIARVTTAAWESVDASAVETARSLGASPFRAFVDVIAPQLYPAVLMGSALVFVFTFGSFPIVLALGGFELATIEVFVYQLVRELNYTEAAALAIVELAVSLGVLYGYLRYEAEHTVRSRGIRPLSRRSLVPSEFSVRELLPRLGLGIYALVTLFVFVSPIVSMVYTSVTGPSGLTLDHYRFLVDRQATGAAYQVRPWPAIRNSLLYAVGALSLALPMGVVVSVLTTRRYRGRKLVDTVSMAPLAVSGIIVGIGLLRGPVFGIEVAGWRLSVGGALAIVAAHAVSCYPFVVRTVAPGLESIDGRLVDSARALGASRMRALIDIELPLVWPGVIAGAAFAVAVSIGEFSSTVILATGTAQYTMPVAIERFIGRRLGPATAMGVVLLVVTTISFVIIDRLGGENTGL from the coding sequence ATGAGTGACGATTCGCCCGTCCCCCGTTCCGACGGGGTCGCGGGGTCCGAGACCGGACGGCAAGGTGTCCGTCGGGTACGCGATTCGCTCGAACGCCGGGCGCTCGCCCTGCTCGCGGTCGGAACCACCCTCGTTCTGCTGTTGCTGTTTTACTACCCGGTCGCGACGGTGCTGGTCGAGGCGCTCGTCGTCGCGGGACGCCCGACACTGGGAGTGTTCACCGAGTTGCTTCGCGATCCGTTCTACTTCGGCGGCCTCGTGCGCGTGTTCGCCGGCGAATCGCCCCTCTCGGTCGCCCGAGACGTCCTCTCGGGGGAGATCCGCCTCGGGGTCGTCGGGTTCACCGCCTATCAGGCGGTCCTCTCGACGCTGCTGAGTCTCGCGCTCGGACTTCCCGCGGCGTACCTGCTCGCACGCTTCGAGTTCCGGGGTCGCCGGACGCTTCGCTCGCTGACGATCCTGCCGTTCGTGCTCCCCTCGATCATGGTCGCGATCGGCTTCGTCGCCACCTTCGGGCGAAACGGAACCCTCAACGGCGCGCTCGGGCTCGTCGGACTCGGACCGGTCGAGCTCCTCTTTACCCTCGAGGGAGTTCTGATCGCCCACGCCTTCTACAACGCACCGCTGATCGCGCGGGTCACGACCGCCGCCTGGGAGTCGGTCGACGCGAGCGCGGTCGAGACCGCCCGGAGCCTCGGGGCGAGCCCGTTTCGCGCGTTCGTGGACGTGATCGCCCCGCAGCTCTACCCGGCGGTGTTGATGGGCTCGGCGTTGGTGTTCGTCTTCACGTTCGGGAGTTTTCCCATCGTCCTCGCACTCGGCGGGTTCGAACTCGCGACCATTGAGGTGTTCGTCTACCAGCTCGTGCGCGAACTGAACTACACCGAGGCGGCCGCCCTCGCGATCGTCGAACTGGCCGTCTCATTGGGCGTTCTCTACGGTTACCTACGCTACGAGGCCGAACACACCGTCCGCTCGCGCGGGATCCGCCCGCTTTCCCGCCGGTCGCTCGTCCCCAGCGAGTTCTCGGTTCGCGAGCTGCTTCCCCGTCTCGGGCTCGGGATCTACGCCCTCGTTACGCTGTTCGTGTTCGTCTCGCCGATCGTGAGCATGGTGTATACGAGCGTTACCGGCCCGAGCGGGCTCACTCTCGACCACTACCGGTTCCTGGTGGATCGGCAGGCGACCGGGGCGGCCTATCAGGTTCGGCCGTGGCCGGCGATCCGCAACTCGCTTCTGTACGCCGTCGGTGCGCTGTCGCTTGCCCTGCCGATGGGAGTGGTGGTCTCGGTGCTGACGACCCGGCGGTACCGGGGCCGGAAGCTGGTCGATACGGTCTCGATGGCGCCGCTCGCGGTTTCGGGAATCATCGTCGGGATCGGGCTGCTCCGCGGACCGGTCTTCGGGATCGAGGTCGCCGGCTGGCGTCTCTCCGTCGGCGGTGCCCTCGCCATCGTCGCCGCCCACGCCGTCTCCTGTTACCCCTTCGTCGTCCGGACCGTTGCGCCGGGGCTCGAATCGATCGACGGGCGACTCGTCGATTCGGCGCGCGCGCTCGGCGCCTCCCGGATGCGCGCGCTGATCGATATCGAACTACCGCTCGTCTGGCCGGGGGTAATCGCCGGGGCGGCCTTCGCCGTCGCCGTCTCGATCGGTGAGTTCTCCTCGACGGTGATCCTCGCGACCGGCACCGCCCAGTACACGATGCCGGTGGCGATCGAGCGATTCATCGGTCGCCGCCTCGGACCGGCGACCGCGATGGGCGTCGTTCTCCTGGTTGTGACGACGATCAGCTTCGTGATCATCGACCGGCTCGGCGGCGAGAACACCGGCCTCTGA
- a CDS encoding MFS transporter → MIRGKWKNLLLATAMFNLGFVIWFSFAPFTGGIAEEFGLSVAELGIVSSAAVIAVPLGRIVIGPLTDKFGAPVTAGVTMVTVGVFCIISAYATTYEVFTASRIVASLAGITFVIGIQHVSEWFEEENLGTAEGIFAGIGNAGAGIGAYFTLPRIFGEDYAGPLFTTNWRAAFFYTGVLAIVLGIVYFLFGDAAKNVEKREATKADVSPRRWLYIATRYGAVVLSVAYVMTFGLELAMNGWLGTYYREAFGEGDIVIAATFAATFSIAAGLLRPIGGYVSDVVARKEIELLPWFEGRYREQWTFSTLVLVVVAMIGMTIAGLSGNIYAAVVAGFFVGVGCAFSEGAIFAQVPAMFPDSSGSVAGIVGGIGSSGGSIYPLVFSATLLPNLHLGYAVVAVTMVPILVLAAWVFQPHIAEQATTGGWFVDEPDTGARPAVSSDD, encoded by the coding sequence GTGATCCGCGGCAAGTGGAAGAACCTCCTGTTGGCGACCGCGATGTTCAACCTCGGGTTCGTGATCTGGTTCTCCTTTGCGCCCTTTACCGGCGGGATCGCCGAGGAGTTCGGACTCTCGGTGGCCGAACTCGGGATCGTCTCAAGCGCCGCGGTCATCGCCGTCCCGCTCGGCCGTATCGTGATCGGCCCGTTGACCGATAAGTTCGGCGCGCCGGTGACCGCCGGGGTCACGATGGTAACTGTGGGGGTGTTCTGTATCATCAGCGCCTACGCCACGACCTACGAGGTGTTTACGGCCTCGCGGATCGTCGCCTCGCTGGCGGGCATCACCTTCGTCATCGGCATCCAGCACGTCTCCGAGTGGTTCGAGGAGGAGAACCTCGGCACCGCCGAGGGGATCTTCGCCGGCATCGGTAACGCCGGTGCGGGGATCGGCGCCTACTTCACCCTCCCGCGTATCTTCGGCGAGGACTATGCCGGCCCGCTCTTTACGACCAACTGGCGGGCCGCCTTCTTCTACACCGGTGTGCTCGCGATCGTTCTGGGGATCGTCTACTTCCTCTTCGGTGACGCCGCCAAAAACGTCGAGAAACGGGAGGCGACCAAGGCCGACGTGAGCCCCCGACGGTGGCTCTACATCGCCACCCGCTACGGTGCGGTCGTGCTCTCGGTCGCCTACGTCATGACGTTCGGGCTCGAACTCGCGATGAACGGCTGGCTGGGCACCTACTACCGCGAGGCGTTCGGCGAGGGCGATATCGTGATCGCGGCGACGTTCGCGGCGACGTTCTCGATCGCCGCCGGGCTGCTCCGGCCGATCGGGGGCTACGTCAGCGACGTCGTCGCCCGCAAGGAGATCGAACTCCTGCCGTGGTTCGAGGGACGATACAGGGAACAGTGGACGTTCTCGACCCTCGTCCTCGTCGTCGTCGCGATGATCGGGATGACTATCGCCGGGCTCTCAGGTAACATCTATGCCGCCGTCGTCGCGGGCTTTTTCGTCGGGGTCGGCTGTGCGTTCTCAGAGGGAGCGATCTTCGCGCAGGTACCCGCGATGTTCCCCGATAGCTCGGGCAGCGTCGCGGGCATCGTCGGCGGAATCGGCTCCTCGGGCGGATCGATCTACCCGCTCGTCTTCTCGGCGACGCTTCTCCCGAACCTTCACTTGGGCTACGCGGTCGTCGCGGTCACGATGGTTCCCATCCTCGTCCTCGCGGCGTGGGTGTTCCAGCCCCATATCGCCGAGCAGGCGACGACCGGCGGCTGGTTCGTCGACGAGCCCGATACCGGCGCCAGACCCGCCGTCAGCAGCGACGACTGA
- a CDS encoding MOSC domain-containing protein: protein MSTPASGTVSTIHIAPEASATTESHETVEAVAGRGLRGDRYFAEQGTYSRSARGTSREITLIEAETLAALERDFSIEIPPGAHRRNVTTRGVALNHLVDERFSVGEVVCEGVELCEPCSYLEGLLDIDGLHDALVHRGGLRARIVDSGRIAVGDGVTPR from the coding sequence ATGAGTACACCAGCCTCCGGAACGGTTTCCACGATCCACATCGCGCCCGAAGCCAGCGCCACGACCGAGTCCCACGAGACGGTCGAGGCCGTTGCCGGACGCGGGCTGCGCGGGGATCGCTACTTCGCCGAGCAGGGGACCTACTCCCGATCCGCCCGCGGGACCTCACGGGAGATCACGCTCATCGAAGCGGAGACGCTCGCCGCGCTCGAACGCGACTTCTCGATCGAGATTCCTCCTGGGGCCCACCGGCGGAACGTCACCACACGGGGAGTCGCGCTCAACCACCTCGTCGACGAGCGCTTTTCGGTCGGAGAGGTCGTCTGCGAGGGCGTCGAACTCTGCGAGCCGTGTTCGTATCTCGAAGGACTGCTCGATATCGACGGGCTGCACGACGCGCTCGTCCACCGCGGCGGGCTGCGCGCGCGGATCGTCGACTCCGGTCGGATCGCGGTCGGCGACGGCGTCACACCTCGGTGA
- a CDS encoding AzlC family ABC transporter permease, producing the protein MDPNGERTANAEGRVSFTREGVRHGFLTTLPVAVGVGGYGIAFGVLADQAGLSVAEATLMSATVVAGASQIVAVELWANPIPAVTILLATFAINLRYSLMGAALEPWFRRLSPKQAYGSLFLMADENWALTMRELKSGSGRGAFLVGSGLAVWSFWVGSTALGVVAGGVIGDPASYGIDFILAAVFVALAVELWEGPSTVVPWGVALCTALAGSALLPGQWYVLIGGGAAAVVEVIRHDD; encoded by the coding sequence ATGGACCCGAACGGAGAAAGAACGGCGAACGCGGAGGGACGCGTCTCGTTCACCCGCGAGGGGGTCCGACACGGCTTTCTGACCACGCTCCCGGTCGCGGTCGGCGTCGGCGGATACGGGATCGCCTTCGGCGTCCTCGCCGATCAGGCCGGTCTGAGCGTCGCGGAGGCGACGCTGATGAGCGCGACCGTCGTCGCCGGTGCCTCGCAGATCGTCGCGGTCGAGCTCTGGGCGAACCCGATCCCGGCCGTGACGATCCTCCTCGCGACGTTCGCGATCAACCTCCGATACTCACTGATGGGGGCGGCCCTGGAGCCGTGGTTCCGGCGACTCTCCCCGAAGCAAGCCTATGGAAGCCTGTTCCTGATGGCCGATGAGAACTGGGCGCTGACGATGCGCGAGCTCAAATCGGGGAGCGGTCGGGGCGCGTTCCTCGTCGGCAGCGGGCTCGCGGTCTGGTCGTTCTGGGTCGGGTCGACCGCGCTCGGCGTCGTCGCGGGCGGCGTGATCGGAGATCCGGCGAGCTACGGGATCGACTTCATCCTCGCGGCGGTGTTCGTCGCGCTGGCGGTCGAACTCTGGGAGGGGCCCTCGACGGTCGTTCCCTGGGGGGTCGCGCTCTGTACTGCCCTCGCCGGCTCGGCGCTGTTGCCCGGTCAGTGGTACGTCCTGATCGGCGGTGGTGCCGCCGCCGTCGTCGAGGTGATCCGCCACGATGACTGA
- a CDS encoding thiamine ABC transporter substrate-binding protein — MRRRAFLASGAAITTGLAGCSANPVDSGNEGTDDDTLPVATYGSFVDAPSDSPGQWIKEEFEARHDVELEWHTPDQEINHYIERHNEDAGIEPGLYLGLGPHDLVRIDENTENELFAELDGSELEHAEDIDEQYYFDPNDRAIPIYSSYCAIVYDGRTVEKPETFEDLLSPEYEGRVALANPQQGTTGLLFLLWTIDHFGEDGYLEYWEELRNNDIRILDSWEDVYTQFEEEEVPVIVSYSNDRIYAERSGNDMEKHRVSLLHDEGYADVAGIARFAEGTNYELATTFVDFVLSPEVQAVIAERNVTSPVNVETELPEIYREYAKDPDEPVLFGYDVLSENLSTWVDDWGRAIAGGQ, encoded by the coding sequence ATGAGACGACGAGCGTTTCTCGCGTCGGGGGCTGCGATAACGACCGGCTTGGCCGGCTGTTCCGCGAACCCGGTCGACAGCGGCAACGAAGGAACTGACGACGATACGCTGCCGGTCGCGACCTACGGGTCGTTCGTCGACGCGCCCAGCGACAGTCCGGGACAATGGATCAAAGAGGAGTTCGAAGCGCGCCACGACGTCGAACTCGAGTGGCATACGCCCGATCAGGAGATCAACCACTACATCGAGCGCCACAACGAGGACGCCGGGATCGAACCCGGGCTCTATCTCGGCCTCGGTCCTCACGACCTCGTGCGGATCGATGAAAACACCGAAAACGAGCTGTTCGCCGAACTCGACGGGAGCGAACTCGAACACGCCGAGGACATCGATGAACAGTACTACTTCGACCCGAACGACCGGGCGATTCCGATCTACAGTAGTTACTGTGCGATCGTCTACGATGGACGAACCGTCGAAAAGCCGGAGACGTTCGAGGACCTCCTCTCGCCCGAATACGAGGGACGGGTCGCGCTGGCGAACCCCCAACAGGGGACCACGGGACTCCTGTTTTTGCTCTGGACGATCGATCACTTCGGCGAGGACGGCTATCTCGAGTACTGGGAGGAGCTGCGGAACAACGACATTCGGATCCTCGACTCGTGGGAGGACGTCTACACGCAGTTCGAGGAGGAGGAGGTGCCAGTGATCGTGTCGTACTCGAACGACCGGATCTACGCCGAGCGCTCCGGTAACGACATGGAGAAACATCGGGTCTCGCTGCTGCACGACGAGGGGTACGCGGACGTCGCCGGGATCGCCCGCTTCGCCGAGGGCACGAACTACGAGTTGGCCACCACGTTCGTCGATTTCGTCCTCTCGCCGGAGGTCCAAGCGGTGATCGCCGAGCGAAACGTCACCAGTCCGGTCAACGTGGAAACCGAGTTGCCCGAGATCTACCGGGAGTACGCCAAGGACCCCGACGAGCCCGTGCTCTTCGGCTACGACGTGCTCTCGGAGAACCTCTCGACCTGGGTCGACGACTGGGGGCGAGCGATCGCCGGCGGCCAGTGA